The Temnothorax longispinosus isolate EJ_2023e chromosome 7, Tlon_JGU_v1, whole genome shotgun sequence genome contains a region encoding:
- the LOC139816707 gene encoding uncharacterized protein isoform X4, with amino-acid sequence MQQPQSRPLLGDSVSSTTSPNARHNNPVTVLTQQQLQQLQQLQAQNSSGQSLTFALQQTSNNPQEQGNGSATGNHIVYVNQLNQLNQSTINPSGTGMGLPPATPTFGVGLNMGLPLSLSLNTSLTSLTSNVITTSNPLLNLGLPSISTGLTAINPSLNQLNAINSNIGSNSINNSLSNLGQDLNSINTGVNTGINRLNTINSTNINSGLSGVSAGLTGPNLTSLNSSSVNQNLATLNTNLTVANSGVSALSAINPNTNLATTSINSGVNQGLNRPANALATGLTPTSLNSSSTQFPFQTIQSIQTIAPHIVASSNIAHVPNSAISQHPNSNISTISQISNSGTLTSSSIFTSTPSESIHATTANVNHASNVNLTTNIPHLGTMHPNLSNISTSNVQHISASNEPTMSLSHVSSLSSSQSTGFQPQRQYSQGISPGLNASVALTGTTQPSNVVSTMNTVKSMQNIQGQNISSPGSPFSIPLKSPASNIAPPTPSPSPNRLLLRSPASNSIQSNRNSPSPVNTSTSNSNFNMQMQSPMQSPMSVSQIQSPVLSPYPPAKSPHLLSGNNSLNNRSPAPGGSPGPPVVRPNTPILQQGMQVLQIIHGTPQGYQSTPTQLVTRTQLFGNQQIQIAAGKPTKQPPQILPKPPNQQICNASQQKSQRVTTTITNQQSQPQIVLAGPQPSPTTATMIPTAQGLLLNQLTQQQLVRVVTAQGMQLQGIAPTFFAVPNGFPSAAPPVIRHTPTSPAPANSGTSNPIVIQNAMVQSPQSQISQVTSGNTTGNTSCTQPVSEQNLLPPPKKKAKKKKKAKRKDDEPKLDLARIIKISGIGDDDDIFDSELTTETEVPCQTQQSEVNLGQPLGQLSSQGTVPASPTLTQVPATNTTNTQASASQPLNNQLVTQLQMPVQNTLTGQFRISIGEDGKQLILQHQPEPNQPEMDGATAQALIRSLTQSSGQNSQIISQFFSQTQNTPQSAPNTTQQRQKYAKSPLSSGNQASGNTISSTCSQNVICTTSPHHGQICSKINQQKNTNVPQETNSLPNICVQSSLGPLQETQTSKNVNVQKLMQAKNVQSALSQTSNNTPLNPPDVLSKPSSMYGIQGSRISNASQTSSNQQNSNLSLQKSSQVRLMNTCVTNIRKNLGKQPAHRQHAHVQKSLPGSSIAQNDHMSKTNQSLQQTSQQETLTLQQESPLFQHNQQITAQTVQTQNVQQIFEQNLQSSNIHHNSMNILQQQSSCNTMQQHDTMNVLHSSIQQNTINVLQQNTAGNVQNIEQNLSGIKDIAHAQQNVMTSLQQQNTSAVLHNTSVQQNVNVQQQKVVTANTFSSVNAHHFESQNSANVVQQGINTQQNNQNQNILITTAPTSNTAQPNESQNVESQGANILNSAANSILNNAPKITPEILNALRNLNPNDQLLIANANGQMQVISQQLLQQLLAGQLNATNQTQNQNQTQKIVIGEPDASNQNLQGVQINTPTSQIIVNSSGGAPTIQNNIQNIVVQAAPSQMPQHIQIQNSGFPSQFIDNLNQQQIRNLGNNPPKKTKIVKKTKVAVTAQSINSQTKTVTVTRPTMVTSNLQKVDHTNKINTTVSHSTNPTKSEPTQIIANGPLITSSAGSHVSVPSNGQMVQRVQTIQLPAQLQQSLKNIQSQIQALLSRKSGTSHDQTALAKLYQEQAKILASGKVVSTTTHSVNSTTETTFSVNVVSTVASTIHSQNSFKNQTSAAQTQTQTSTAAMPVTSQTLSSTTTMPSSSNSSFINNITVPQSIQGQQSSISNTCVTQSMQQTHVKQHKFYQNHGTQMLNPSSANMQIFSPPITSVATSQLQSSAQQLTQLQTQQTGIQCQQQSTQCQTDPLDFKPNIQTPSPVKQELSSPIQVQVQSGSPASQVTSPRMINKGTQRIQSPVNTNGNTMKQLVSPNSNSNPLISPRQGVKRRAISPICRQVNRSDVVEQQLKTDQNGATNPDMNTPFSGKRDACKRLVRYHCLNEQVLGPKDLTKADEIFEETAKHLLNKFSSMINKYTYLLLMESMREVRTSELMMIDRSFVSEEQSILQRLKEQEAKLNAEFKKEEKPLVPKVEPGLVEENKSTLTASSPLVNVSVKRELEDDFPSDEMECKPVIKTTSSTSGDYDEWLEIQKALGVYPSTADTLKCKNGNNSGSGACAVARSSKIERTRANGECLRANVANTNLPGVSNAIMKDDCEQDVNTSFDRRWSSATDLERDLSEDTDLDELALHSQTQCPSSTAHVTSSESGNTGNEHDEINAQVQSAIDSILNLKQRPTNTLTGSGSGSSSSQSGDSKDTALDQAVRSILGS; translated from the exons ATGCAGCAGCCTCAGTCACGCCCTCTTCTTGGGGACTCAGTATCCTCTACAACTTCCCCGAATGCGCGTCATAATAATCCAGTTACAGTTTTGACCCAACAACAA TTGCAGCAATTACAACAGTTACAAGCCCAGAATAGCAGTGGCCAGTCGCTAACATTTGCTTTGCAACAGACATCAAATAAT CCACAAGAGCAAGGAAATGGGTCAGCAACTGGAAATCACATAGTCTACGTAAATCAGTTGAATCAATTGAATCAGAGTACCATAAATCCCTCGGGGACTGGTATGGGCCTACCCCCGGCCACCCCCACTTTTGGGGTGGGCCTTAATATGGGATTGCCACTATCACTATCACTAAATACCAGTCTTACTTCTCTCACGTCCAATGTTATCACCACATCAAATCCTCTGCTGAATTTGGGCTTGCCGAGTATAAGCACAGGGCTAACCGCGATAAATCCTAGCCTGAATCAATTAAATGCTATCAACTCCAACATTGGCTCAAACAGTATTAACAACAGTTTGTCCAATTTGGGACAAGATTTGAATAGCATTAATACGGGGGTTAATACCGGGATAAACAGGCTCAATACGATAAATTCCACGAATATTAATTCTGGGCTATCTGGAGTAAGCGCTGGACTGACCGGTCCAAATCTGACGAGTCTAAACTCATCGAGCGTGAATCAGAATCTTGCTACGTTGAATACCAATTTAACCGTCGCGAATTCCGGCGTATCAGCTTTATCTGCTATTAATCCAAATACGAATTTGGCTACCACTAGTATAAATTCTGGTGTGAATCAGGGTCTTAATCGACCTGCAAATGCTCTGGCAACTGGTCTGACGCCAACTAGTTTGAATTCCAGCAGTACACAATTTCCATTCCAAACGATACAGAGCATTCAGACTATTGCACCACACATCGTTGCATCGTCAAATATAGCACATGTACCAAACTCTGCTATATCGCAACATCCTAATTCGAACATCTCAACAATCTCACAAATCTCTAACTCCGGAACTTTGACGAGTTCCAGCATATTCACGAGCACTCCGAGCGAATCGATTCATGCGACCACTGCAAATGTGAATCACGCTTCAAACGTGAATCTCACTACGAACATACCGCACCTTGGTACAATGCACcctaatttatcaaatatatcgaCGTCTAATGTACAACATATATCCGCATCCAATGAACCGACTATGTCATTGAGTCATGTTTCTTCTTTAAGTTCCTCCCAGTCGACTGGATTTCAACCACAGCGACAGTATTCACAGGGGATAAGCCCCGGGTTAAATGCGTCAGTAGCATTAACAGGCACAACGCAACCGTCGAATGTGGTCAGTACTATGAATACCGTTAAGTCTATGCAAAATATTCAAGGTCAAAACATTAGTTCACCGGGCAGCCCGTTTTCAATACCCTTGAAAAGTCCAGCGTCTAATATAGCACCACCTACGCCGAGTCCTAGCCCTAATCGACTTTTACTTAGAAGTCCGGCTTCGAACTCGATACAGTCCAATCGGAATAGTCCAAGCCCGGTCAACACGTCGACTTCGAACAGTAACTTTAACATGCAGATGCAAAGCCCCATGCAGAGTCCGATGAGCGTTAGCCAAATACAGAGCCCTGTACTTAGCCCGTATCCCCCTGCAAAAAGCCCTCATCTATTAAGCGGGAATAATTCTCTCAACAATAGAAGCCCAGCACCTGGCGGTAGCCCTGGTCCACCTGTG gttagGCCTAATACACCCATACTACAGCAAGGAATGCAGGTGTTACAAATAATTCACGGTACACCACAGGGTTATCAATCTACCCCTACCCAACTGGTGACTAGAACCCAGTTATTTGGAAATCAACAGATACAAATAGCGGCGGGTAAGCCCACCAAGCAACCACCGCAAATTTTGCCAAAACCACCAAATCAGCAAATTTGTAATGCTTCTCAACAAAAGTCGCAAAGAGTTACCACTACAATTACAAATCAG CAGAGTCAGCCGCAAATTGTTCTTGCTGGACCACAACCAAGTCCAACTACAGCAACAATGATCCCAACAGCACAGGGTTTGCTACTGAATCag tTAACACAACAGCAATTGGTGAGGGTTGTCACAGCACAAGGTATGCAACTGCAGGGGATTGCGCCCACATTCTTCGCTGTACCCAACGGATTTCCTTCAGCCGCTCCTCCAGTAATAAGGCATACCCCAACTAGTCCTGCGCCAG ctaATTCAGGAACTAGCAATCCCATCGTAATTCAGAATGCTATGGTACAAAGTCCTCAGTCGCAAATCTCACAAGTTACATCTGGTAACACTACTGGCAATACTTCGTGCACGCAACCTGTCTCCGAACAAAATCTGTTGCCGCCTCCTAAGAAGAAagcgaaaaagaagaagaaagccAAACGAAAAGATGACGAACCGAAGTTAGATCTTGCCcgtatcataaaaatatcggGTATTGGGGATGACGATGATATCTTTGATTCTGAGTTGACAACTGAAACCGAGGTTCCTTGTCAAACGCAGCAAAGCGAAGTTAATCTCGGGCAACCTCTAGGCCAACTTTCATCGCAAGGAACAGTTCCTGCTAGCCCTACTCTAACTCAAGTACCTGCAACGAACACAACGAACACGCAAGCTTCTGCATCGCAACCACTTAACAATCAGCTTGTCACCCAACTCCAGATGCCTGTACAAAATACGCTAACGGGACAATTTCGTATATCGATTGGAGAAGACGGAAAACAACTTATTTTGCAGCATCAGCCCGAACCCAATCAACCAGAAATGGATGGAGCGACAGCGCAAGCTTTGATACGATCCCTGACTCAAAGTAGCGGACAAAATTCGCAGATTATCTCGCAATTTTTCAGCCAAACGCAAAATACGCCACAGTCCGCTCCAAATACGACCCAGCAGAGGCAAAAGTATGCCAAATCTCCTTTATCTAGTGGAAATCAAGCTTCAGGCAATACTATAAGTTCCACATGCTCGCAAAATGTCATTTGCACTACTAGTCCGCATCATGGCCAGATATGTTCGAAGATTAATCAGCAGAAGAATACAAACGTTCCTCAAGAGACTAACTCGCTACCTAATATCTGCGTTCAAAGTAGCCTCGGACCTTTACAGGAGACGCAAACGTCTAAGAACGTCAATGTACAAAAACTGATGCAAGCTAAGAATGTTCAATCTGCATTGTCACAAACGAGCAATAATACTCCTTTGAATCCCCCAGATGTCTTATCAAAGCCTTCGTCTATGTATGGCATTCAAGGTTCTCGAATATCTAATGCAAGTCAGACGAGTTCCAATCAACAAAATTCCAATCTTTCTCTACAAAAGTCTAGTCAGGTACGACTCATGAACACTTGTGTAACAAATATACGGAAAAATTTGGGAAAGCAGCCAGCGCACCGACAACACGCTCATGTGCAAAAATCATTACCCGGTAGCTCAATAGCACAAAACGACCATATGTCCAAGACTAATCAGAGTCTTCAGCAAACGAGTCAACAGGAGACTCTAACATTGCAGCAGGAATCGCCACTGTTTCAACATAATCAACAGATCACTGCGCAAACCGTACAAACTCAAAATGTGCAACAAATATTTGAACAAAACTTACAGAGCTCAAACATTCATCATAATTCCATGAATATATTGCAGCAACAAAGTTCTTGTAACACCATGCAACAACACGATACCATGAATGTTTTACACTCGAGTATTCAACAAAATACGATTAATGTGCTGCAACAAAATACAGCCGGTAATGTTCAGAATATAGAACAAAATTTGTCGGGTATCAAGGATATAGCACACGCGCAGCAGAATGTCATGACCAGTTTGCAACAACAAAATACGTCTGCTGTTTTACACAACACGAGTGTTCAGCAAAATGTGAATGTTCAGCAACAGAAGGTAGTGACAGCAAATACCTTCTCCTCCGTTAATGCACATCACTTCGAGTCTCAGAACTCGGCTAACGTCGTGCAGCAAGGAATCAATACGCAACAAAATAATCAGAATCAGAATATATTGATTACGACCGCTCCTACTTCTAATACCGCCCAGCCGAACGAATCTCAAAATGTCGAATCCCAAGGCGCAAATATATTGAACTCGGCGGCGAACAGTATACTAAATAACGCACCTAAAATCACGCCTGAAATTTTAAATGCGTTGAGAAACTTGAATCCTAACGATCAGCTGCTAATCGCGAACGCGAATGGTCAGATGCAGGTGATCAGTCAGCAGCTCTTGCAACAACTTTTGGCTGGACAGTTAAACGCGACAAATCAGACACAGAATCAAAATCAAACGCAGAAGATAGTGATTGGCGAGCCGGATGCAAGTAATCAGAATCTGCAAGGAGTTCAGATCAACACTCCAACGAGCCAGATAATCGTCAACAGTTCTGGTGGAGCCCCAACAatccaaaataatattcagaaCATCGTGGTGCAAGCTGCACCGTCCCAGATGCCGCAACATATACAAATTCAAAATTCCGGCTTTCCTAGTCAATTTATTGACAATCTAAATCAACAACAAATTAGGAACTTGGGCAACAATCCACCAAAGAAGACGAAAATCGTGAAAAAGACGAAAGTTGCTGTTACTGCTCAAAGCATAAACTCACAG acGAAGACAGTAACCGTTACTCGACCAACAATGGTTACGTCCAATTTACAAAAAGTTGATcatactaataaaataaacacgaCGGTATCTCATAGTACAAATCCTACTAAGAGCGAACCAACTCAGATCATTGCCAATGGTCCTTTAATTACATCCTCTGCCGGCAGTCACGTATCAGTTCCCTCAAATGGGCAAATGGTACAAAGAGTACAAACTATTCAGCTTCCTGCTCAATTGCAGCAATCGCTGAAGAACATTCAGTCACAAATCCAAGCTCTTTTATCTCGAAAATCTGGTACGTCGCACGATCAGACGGCGTTGGCGAAATTGTACCAAGAGCAAGCAAAGATATTAGCCAGTGGGAAAGTCGTTAGCACTACTACACATTCTGTCAACAGC ACGACCGAAACGACGTTCAGTGTAAACGTAGTTTCAACAGTTGCGTCGACTATACATTCGCAAAATTCATTCAAGAACCAGACATCAGCGGCGCAAACACAGACACAAACTTCCACCGCTGCTATGCCAGTAACATCTCAAACTCTAAGTTCAACTACAACAATGCCAAGTAGCTCGAATAGTagtttcattaataatattacg GTGCCGCAAAGTATACAAGGGCAACAATCGAGTATATCGAATACTTGTGTGACACAGAGTATGCAGCAGACGCACGTCAAACAGCATAAGTTTTATCAGAACCACGGGACTCAGATGTTGAATCCGTCCTCTGCGAACATGCAAATCTTCTCGCCGCCTATTACCTCCGTAGCAACTTCACAGTTACAGAGCAGCGCACAACAATTGACCCAATTGCAAACGCAGCAAACAGGCATACAGTGTCAACAACAATCGACGCAGTGTCAGACAGACCCGTTGGATTTCAAACCGAATATACAGACACCGAGCCCTGTGAAACAAGAGCTCTCGTCCCCTATTCAAGTGCAAGTTCAAAGCGGCTCGCCTGCGAGTCAGGTGACCTCGCCTAGAATGATAAACAAGGGAACGCAAAGGATTCAGAGCCCTGTAAATACCAACGGGAATACGATGAAGCAACTCGTCAGTCCTAATAGCAACTCCAATCCTTTGATAAGTCCGAGGCAAGGCGTAAAAAGGCGTGCGATTAGCCCGATTTGCAGGCAGGTCAACCGCAGTGATGT AGTGGAACAGCAACTAAAAACCGATCAAAATGGCGCAACCAATCCAGATATGAATACACCATTCTCAGGCAAGCGTGATGCTTGCAAACGTTTGGTACGATATCATTGTTTAAATGAGCAAGTACTAGGACCCAAGGATCTGACAAAAGCGGACGAAATATTTGAAGAGACAGCGAAACATCTATTGAACAAGTTCAGCtctatgataaataaatacacgTATCTTCTCCTAATGGAAAGCATG CGTGAAGTGAGGACGTCAGAATTGATGATGATTGATAGATCTTTTGTATCTGAAGAGCAAAGTATTCTCCAGAGGTTAAAGGAACAGGAGGCAAAACTTAACG CGGAGTttaagaaggaagaaaaaccGTTGGTGCCAAAAGTTGAACCTGGCCTTGTGGAAGAGAACAAGTCAACCTTAACAGCATCGTCACCTTTGGTGAATGTATCTGTAAAACGCGAATTGGAAGATGATTTCCCAAGTGACGAAATGGAATGCAAACCAGTGATCAAGACGACGAGTAGTACAAGTGGTGATTACGACGAGTGGTTGGAGATTCAGAAGGCACTGGGTGTATATCCGTCTACCGCAGACACTTTGAAGTGTAAAAACGGCAATAACAGTGGTAGTGGTGCGTGTGCTGTTGCGAGATCATCGAAAATTGAAAGAACACGAGCAAACGGCGAGTGTCTTCGTGCAAATGTTGCAAATACAAATTTGCCCGGTGTCTCGAACGCGATTATGAAGGACGATTGCGAGCAGGATGTAAATACGTCCTTCGACAGGCGTTGGAGTAGTGCCACTGATCTTGAACGGGATTTGTCAGAGGATACCGACTTGGATGAATTGGCTTTGCACTCCCAGACGCAATGTCCAAGCAGTACTGCCCACGTGACGAGTAGCGAAAGCGGTAACACCGGTAACGAGCACGATGAGATCAACGCGCAAGTACAGTCCGCCATCGACAGCATTCTTAATCTTAAGCAACGTCCTACGAACACCCTAACAGGCAGCGGTAGCGGTAGTTCGTCATCGCAGTCCGGCGACTCGAAAGACACTGCGTTGGACCAAGCAGTCCGCAGCATCTTAGGCTCGTGA